The Rheinheimera mangrovi genome contains the following window.
TTCTGTTGGTTGTCATATCACTGATCACTTTTGGGCTCTGTTTTAAACACATCAATGAACCCGCCAGCCAATGGTGGCTTTGGCTTATTGGTGGTACAGAAGCCGCCATGGTTTTTTTTATGGGTTGGGTTCAGTTGCGGCTGACCGAATATCTGGGAGATGTCGCCAGATACGTAAGGGCAGAACCTGAAAATATCAGCATCAGGCAAGCAATACGGGAAGGAGGCATCGATCTGCTGGAACGTATTCACCAAACCGGCGACTACGATCGCATCATTCTGGTAGGCCATAGTCTGGGCAGCATTATTTCCTACGACCTGCTAAACCATCTGTGGGCACGACATAACAAGTTCAAAAACCCGCAGAATGACAACAAAGCCACAGCGCTTTCGGCACAATCTATTGTTTTACTTAACCAATTACAGCAGTTAGCCACAGAATGTGGAACATCAAACTTTAAACAGCAGCAGTACCGTACTTTACAGCAGCAGTTGTTTTCACAGCTCTGTCAGGACGCTCCTGCGGGTAACTGGCTGATTTCTGATTTTATATCTTTAGGCAGCCCGTTAACCTACGCCGATTTTCTGTTGTTTGATAACGAAGAACAGTTCAGGCAACGTAAGCTGGACAGAGAATACCCCACCTCGCCCCCTGTGCCCGACAACCGTCATTTTTACTACAGCGAAGCTGGTCAGTATTTTTTGCATCACGCCGCCGTGTTTGCGCCGGTCCGCTGGACCAATTTGTATATGCAGCACAGCAGGTTCTACAAGGGCGATATTATTTCCGGCCCCGTATCACGACTTTTCAGCTACCAAAACGCAACAAACCCAGAGGATATTCAAGCTCCGACAGATATAGGCAATACGCCTATTCAGGAAATAGAACTGCCCTGGAAAGATATTTACAACGGGTTTTGCCACACCCGGTATTGGGAAAAATCCAGCACTAAACCCGGTGTGCCCAGCCACCTGCAACAACTGCGTAAAGCGCTATCCATTTACTGAGCAATAAGGACAAGTTATGAACTGCAAAAAACTAATTCTGCTACTGACTCTGAGTTTAGCGTTGGCAAGCTGTTCAAACACCTATGATCATAAAGATGCCGGTTGGCTGGATGTAAAACCAACACCACCGCTGCATCTGCTGGAAATCGATGACAACGATACAAATATTGAGGGGCTGCCAGAGGTTGACTACAACATCACAGACCAAAAAGTGTATAAGTTTGCTTATCTGGTGGAAGACACCATGCGCAAACGTGTGGACCATGGCCGTAAATGGGAAGAGGGCCTGTCGGCTATGCAGGTGATTCTGGCCGCTTTTGCGTCAGCATTTTCAGCCTCAACAGGTGTGCATCCGGATGTGGTCACCACATTAGCGGGGCTGAGCGCACTCACGCCGGATATAGCAAACATTATTAATGCCGGAGGAAAAGCCAAGGCCTATTCCCAGGGCTTAGAACTGATAGAGGCAGCTAACGCTAACTACATCAGGGCCAGAAGTGAAGCGGCTGCAGGTGCAAACGGGGCCATAGTGCCAGATTCACTCACTCCTGAAGGTGCAGCCTTATTTGTCAGCGTGATGTCGACGTTAAAAGTAATGAGAGACGCCTTACTACAAGCTCTGCCGAGCGAAGAAGACCTGGCCAAAGCGACAGGCAAATATAGCCTGTTTGCTTTGGATACAAATGTGCTTACCATTACAGAAACCCCGCTCAGCCAGTTCGCACCCGCAACAGAGACATCAATTAACCTGACGGAAGCTGCCCAGACTTATTACACCAAAGTGGTGAGTGTGGTCCGTGGCGCCAAGTTGGCGCAATGCAGCTCGGACTCCCCTGCTATTGCGCTGGTGGCTGATTGCACTGGATCTACTTTAACTATTGTGCCAAAGGCCCAAGGCACAGCAAATATTATGGTAGTCAGCGAAAACGGCAGCAGAGCTGTGGTTAAAGTAGAAATAGCCGTTGCGAAAGACGAAGAAGCCACAACTGAAGAATCGAAAGAAACTAAAAAAGCAGAACAGAAAACATAAAAGCCCAGCTGAGTCAGGTTTTGTTTTAGTGTTTTGAAGCACTACAAAGCCTGACTTATGGCGTTAAAAGGAAGTTTGGCGTTTCAGTCTTGCGATCTCCAGCTGAGCACCCTCTGCGTCCTTATGCAACTTCAGTTTTCACAGATTTTACTTTAACTCCACGGAAACAAATGATGGTACTGGGCGTTACGCTTCATGATGCGATAGGATTTTCGGGCAATATGCGCAAAATAAAGACCTGAACAAAAAAATCCCCAGCCTAACCAAGGAACAAGTTTTTCATCCGCTGTTATAGCAGCCTTTATTTGAGGGTAAGTTCTGACCACTTGCTGATCAATTTGTATTTCCCACACACTGTGGTATCTGTCATCAGAATAAATCGGACCATGAGTTTCATTTTCATACCGAAGCGACACTATCTTTTCACCTGCAGCCTCCAGCACTTTTTTCACCTTATCAGATGCCCCTGAATTACGAGAATAAGCAAACATCTGCGGCTGGTCTTTTAAAGCAAAACGCAAATCATAACGGTGTTTTTCCACCCAACTCAACTGCCCACTGGCTTGCAATAAATTGTCTTCGGCCTGAAGTTGTGAGTCATAAAACAACAGGAAAAAAATACCCATAGCCATAGAGAATAAAGACATTGCAGCCATACCAGGCCATTTGGCTTGTTGCATTAAAAAGTCCTGCTGTTATTCGTGAAAAGAGAACAAAGCTACCACAGCGGCTGCTTTGACACCGCCAGCCACATAATAGCCAGCACAGTTACAGGTAATGTCAGTAACGCCAGGTTAGTAAAACCTTTGTGGTAAAACTGAATTAAGTTCTGTTGCCTGCTGGTCAGCGCCTCACCCAAACTGCGCTTTTTGATGAGCTGTTGCACTTTCCAGTTACCTAGCCAGATATCGACAATTTCCAGCGGTACTATCAATAGCAACACCAGCAACAACTTGTTTTGCAACCATGGCATATCAATCCAGCCATAACCAAAAGCCATCCATGCACCGCTCATCAACAAGGTACAAAGCGCCAGATGCTCTAGCGTTAAGGTAAGGAAAAACACCTTATACACCAGCGATGTTCCACTACTTATTTCGCCCTGTTGCTGCTGAAAATACCGCAGTACCAACCATGACCCAAGCGCAGGGCCAAGCCACAAAATCAGCGAACCAATATGAATCACTTTTAGCAGGCTATACATCGGCTTTTATCCAAAGTTTATAAGCAATCAATACAAACCAGGCTGTACTAAGCGCCATACTAAAAGCAGTTAAAGCTTCGGCCAGTGCCATCTGTTGTAACGCTATCGCCATTGATAAACCAAGCCCTGCCACCCAAGCCAGAATACCGGGGAAAATCCAGAGTTTTAAGCCGGGTTTATGCAGCAGCAACAACAGCGTCAGAATTAAGCCACCTATGTTATACAAGCCATTACCAAGAAAACCCGTCAGGTGCATCGCCAACTGGTCAATAAAATGCAGTAACTCGACCGAACTGCTGGCACTTATCATGGCCGGAAACACAAAGGCATATAAAGTTTCAGCGGCAAGATCGGGCGCTATGCCAAGCGCAACCAACAACAACCCAAATTGCCGGACAGGGCTCTGCGGAATAGCAGATGCCAGCAGACAACAAAACAGCAATAAACTTAAAGCCGCCGCCATCCAAAACAGCCAGCCCAATTGCCATACCGCCAAATGACTTTGAATATAAGCTAAACGGACAGGCAAATCAGTCACCACAGGCAAACCCGGCCGCATAGGTCCAGCCATTAATAAGCAGGCGATAAAAATCACCACAGCTATCGCCAGAGTGCAGTAAAAATAACGGGGGCTCGGCATCAGACAGTCCTTGTGATAAAACGACACGCCATTCTAGCTGTGCTTTGCAGCGGAAATCTATTAAAGCAATGTCATTCACCAAGAGTGATAAAACAATGATAGCAAGCCCCTAAAAACGGATTATCGTAGCTAAAGTGCTGTATCACTTAGAATATAAACCAGCAGTCATCATCAGGTTGCTGAAAAAAGAAGTTAGGCAAATCAGCGTTGCTGCAACCAATCTTGTGTCAAAACCAACAACTCTTTTGCTTGCCTGATGCATTCAGCAACGGCAGCGTCCTCAACGAGATCGCCAGAATAATCAGCAACATTACGTTGTTTACGCAAGGCGTCCAGAACGATAAGCCTGTCTGTCTCTATGCCCACAGTTTTTATCAGTGACTGTAACATGGTCTGGTGGTGGCCGGGTTTACTGGTGAGGGTTCGAAACCCTGCGGCCTGCAATGCAGCATTCGACAGTTGCATAATGGCTTTGTATGCAGCATCAAAGCGGTTTTCATTACTTAATTCAGCAAGCTCTGAATACTTGATATTACGT
Protein-coding sequences here:
- a CDS encoding DUF2269 family protein — its product is MYSLLKVIHIGSLILWLGPALGSWLVLRYFQQQQGEISSGTSLVYKVFFLTLTLEHLALCTLLMSGAWMAFGYGWIDMPWLQNKLLLVLLLIVPLEIVDIWLGNWKVQQLIKKRSLGEALTSRQQNLIQFYHKGFTNLALLTLPVTVLAIMWLAVSKQPLW